The following coding sequences are from one Nicotiana tomentosiformis chromosome 3, ASM39032v3, whole genome shotgun sequence window:
- the LOC138908094 gene encoding uncharacterized protein, translated as MKKKKDNERREPKREKNLVLKTDNNDSGGEDTDMAYLTRRFQKMVHRNGGIPKRGSSSKPKNYDLFHKCSKPGQFIKDFPLLKKDQYKNNTDKAAKRNQVPGKCFKRKNVADNVMKQALAAWGDSSSESEEDDDQGDNSMIAVESEAAEYDSIFALMAQSDNDEDDDDDDEVNFLDVQRNQNLINDKNALNLELGEAEQSRDELVVVVVDLKETIECLKKEKDILTKNIANVKHERYDLVVVVVDLKETIKCVKKEKEALTENVASIEHVRDDLLVVVVDLKDTIEEVKEKEELGRVKSDLEKSIKWTWSSDAITTMYTNNGGNRQGIGFQMEKTPYNPHSKYVIVPDNWLCTHYGNTGHFKETCKAKFQSQQKNKVFAKKGAVKGSNQQWYMDSSCSKHMAGSTIDFLSLKALQGGSPLEMYNLLSVSQIRDKGNKVEFVSKICTVRNLVIGEVSGDLSCLSDVDDDAELWHRRLGHASFSLLNKLVKKDLVRGLPKSSFKDHKVCDACAKGKHVRSSFKPKKEVSTSRPLDLLHIDLCGPLRVPNRGGKRTKDETFQVFVAFVKKIQVKVEEVNTACYLINKCMIRSLLNKTPYELLNGRKPKLTHLRTFGCKCFVLNNGKEALGKFDAKSDKGIFLDIHHKAKPTK; from the exons atgaagaagaagaaggacaatgagagaagagagcccaaaagggagaagaacctggtcctcaagacGGACAACAATGATTCAGGTGGTGAGGATACTGATATGGCTTACCTGACAAGAAGATTCCAGAAAATGGTTCACAGaaatggaggcattccaaaaaggggTAGTTCCAGCAAGCCAAAAAATTATGACCTTTTTCATAAGTGTAGTAAGCCAGGACAATTCATTAAGGATTTTCCTCTCCTAAAGAAAGATCAATACAAAAACAACACAGACAAAGCCGCtaagaggaaccaggttcctggCAAATGTTTCAAGAGGAAAAATGTCGCTGACAATGTTatgaaacaagctcttgctgcatggggagactcttccagcgaatctgaagaagatgatgatcaaggtGACAACTCCATGATAGCTGTGGAAAGTGAAGCAGCTGAGTATGACTCCATCTTTGCCTTGATGGCACAGTCCGATAATGATGaagatgacgacgatgatgatgaggtaaattttctAGATGTTCAAAGAAATCAAAA tcttataaatgataaaaatgcacTGAATCTTGAACTAGGAGAAGCAGAACAGTCGAGAGATGAACTAGTAGTTGTTGTGGTAGATTTAAAAGAAACCATTGAGTGTCTGAAGAAAGAAAAGGATATTTTAACTAAAAACATCGCAAACGTAAAACATGAGAGATACGATCTAGTGGTTGTTGTGGTCGATCTAAAGGAGACCATTAAGTGTGTTAAGAAAGAGAAAGAAGCCTTGACTGAAAACGTTGCTAGCATAGAGCATGTGAGAGATGATCTATTAGTAGTAGTTGTAGATCTGAAGGATACAATTGAAGAAGTAAAGGAGAAG GAAGAACTAGGTAGAGTCAAAAGTGATCTTGAAAAATCAatcaagtggacctggtcctctgatgctaTCACTACCATGTACACAAACAATGGGGGAAACAGGCAAGGAATCGGGTTCCAAATGGAAAAAACTCCCtacaaccctcatagcaagtacgTTATTGTACCTGACAATTGGCTCTGCACTCACTATGGTAACACTGGGCACTTTAAGGAAACCTGTAAGGCTAAGTTCCAGTCTCAACAGAAAAACAAAGTGTTTGCTAAGAAG GGAGCAGTGAAAGGGAGCAACCAACAATGGTATATGGATAGTAGTTGCTCAAAGCACATGGCTGGAAGTACAATCGATTTCCTTTCACTGAAggccctgcaaggagggagtcctttggaaatg TACAACTTGTTGAGTGTTTCCCAAATTCGTGACAAGGGAAACAaggtggaatttgtgtcaaaGATATGCACAGTCAGAAATCTTGTGATTGGTGAAGTG AGTGGTGATCTCAGTTGTCTAAgtgatgttgatgatgatgctgagttATGGCACAGAAGGCTCGGTCATGCAAGTTTCTCACTGCTAAACAAACTGGTCAAAAAGGACCTGGTTCGCGGTCTGCCCAAGTCAAGCTTCAaagatcacaaggtgtgtgatgcgTGTGCTAAAGGAAAGCATGTCAGATCCTCTTTCAAGCCCAAAAAGGAAGTTagtacctcaaggccacttgatcttcTCCATATAGATCTATGTGGACCTTTGAGAGTGCCAAACAGAGGAGGAAAAAG AACCAAAGATGAAACCTTCCAAGTATTTGTTGCATTTGTCAAGAAGATCCAAGTAAAG GTAGAAGAAGTCAACACTGCATGCTACTTGATAAACAAGTGCATGATTAGGTCCCTCCTAAacaaaacaccatatgaactgcTGAACGGAAGGAAGCCCAAGCTAACCCATTTGAGGACTTTTGGCTGTAAATGTTTCGTTCTCAACAACGGCAAGGAAGCACTTGGgaaatttgatgccaaaagtgATAAAGGAATCTTTCTGGATATTCATCATAAAGCAAAGCCTACAAAGTAA